Genomic window (Phragmites australis chromosome 21, lpPhrAust1.1, whole genome shotgun sequence):
AGAAGGTTCTCCATGCAATTCGAGCAAAGTGGCCATCCAAGGACATTGGAAAACCAATATTTATCGAACAAGATAATGCACGCCCTCGTGTTGATCCTGGTGATCCTTTATTTTGTGAAGCAGCACAACAAGATGGATTCAATATTCAACTAATTTGTCAACCGCCAAATTCACCAGACTTCAATATCCTTGATTTGGGTTTCTTCTCTGCTATTCAGTCCATCCAATATAAGAAGGCTGCTAGAACGGTACCTGAGCTTGTTGCTGTTGTTGAACAAGCATTCCAAAAATATTCATCAATATTGTCAAATCGAATGTTCTTAACATTGCAACTTGTCATGATAGAGACAATAAAAGTAGGAGACAACAATAACTATAAGATCCCCCATGTCACCAAAGCTTCATTAGAAAGAGAACGCAATCTACCAACCCAGATGAAGTGTGATCTCAATTTGGTTCAGGAGATATGTAGGCAAATTGATGGATGAAATGAAGTTGCTTCTGTTCATCTCTATTAAGACTTAAGAAATGTATGTTAGTTCATGTGAAGTTCAGATGTTGATATTTTACTTAAGGATGTTCCCTGTGCACTTACTGTTGTTGGAATATCCGTATGCAAGTCTCTTTTGATCCATGTAAATATGTATAGATAAGTCCTTTGTCGACATAAATATGTGTAGAGAATTCTTTTACTCCATGTAAACATTTACTCTACAGTCCCTGTATAGAGAAAGTATTTTGGTCAAAGGGCAAATTGCTAAGCACCACCgtaaaaatcacaaaagttaaaaaataccATCGATATGAGGATAACATATAAGCACTAGCCCCATATGTCATCCTATATTTTTCAATATGGATACTTTTACGATGATATCTATCTAATTTTGCCTTTGACCAATGTAGTCCTTTGCATTGAAAATTAGCCTGATCTCATTGCATTTGAAAAGCTGACATATATATGAGAGTATCAAAACATACAGATATCACTATACTTTTATTACAACATTCCAAGAAAATTGTTTCATAAAAACTGAACTTAGAGATAGGTGTAACCTTTTGTCATCAATGCTATTTTTCTATGCAATTTTGGCACTTTAGCTTTGATTACATGCAGCTTGACAAGAGCACACCTAGAAATAGAAATATCTGGAGGGGGTAGCTGCTGTACTTGGTTTGTGGGATGGAGGGGCAAAATTGGAAAATGTGTATTAAAAAGCATGTGATGACAAGTATTTGAAAACAAATATGTTGGTCAAAGATGTCAGTTATTtgaaaacggagggagtatattaGTACATATCCGTCTCTCGTAGCATGAACCCATGATTCATTCCCAATCATTGGATAGCAACATTTGATCTGCTGTTGTGCAAATTTTCCAGATCTAGGGAAGATGGCAGGTGTCAGATATGGAGCATGTCCTTTTCCAACGATGGTTGGTTGGCAATGCACCAAGAGTCCACGACTTCAAAGCCAGGGGGCAGTCCAGCACGAATTGCTATCGATAGTACGAAGCTAAGATGCAAAGCAGTACAGACGAAGATGTAGTCACAATCAACTCCTGGAATGAGATACCACCGATCAGTTTTACTGTTCCTGAAAATAGCATATGGCGATTGAAAGCAACTGGAGGGTTCATTTGCAATGATTCATGACTTGTTTTCCACTGGAAAAGCAGCATCCACTTATTCCAGAACCTTTCTGAGTcagtaaaaagaataaaaagttGCTAGTTTTTAGTTCATTCTATACTACCAATAATTGTCCAGGTGGGAACTAATAGTGTGGCAATTAAGCCAATATACCAGGTTGGATCGTCCATATGGTATATAAGGTATGATCCTCAAAAtggcaataaataaataaataaaagattggCACTTCTTGCCCATCATAAAAGCAGTTGATGCAACAGCAACTATCTGTCATGCTATACCTGGAAATTATAAACAACAGATGGAATATAGTGCCCAAGAAACTGAGATAAATTGGCAAGTCCTGTATAGCCCTGAAATAATGAGCACACCAGGATACTCAAAGCAGTTAACAGAGATAGAAAAGCAACTCAATAAATACTTAACACAAAGCACTTCAATAGAACTTCATTTGAGTAGTTCACGTACCATGGATGCGGCAAGTATTGATTCAAGCACCAAACCCAAACTGCGGAGAACTCGTTTTGCCATATGTATACCCCGACCTTCGACCTCACCATACTCCTGCCACAAATATCATAAGTGGATATCATGTTTAATCACTGTGTAAACAAACAGGTGATATAAAAGTCAGGAGGATAAACGATCCAATATGTGGACAGCAACAGCATCTCCTTGTTCAGAATGTGTAAGGCCTCATATACTGACAGTCTGACAGTCTATTCTAATAAGAAGTATATGCTGACTGGCATTCTTCCCTACTAGAAGAAATCATAGTAAACTCAAAGATGTGCTCGTGTAATAATTATCCCAATCAAAGGGTTTTTATCTATAGAGATTAGTTACGCTTCTTCCACCAAGCTGAACTGCAAGGctagaaagtttttttttagggaaaaggCTAAAAGCTACTGAAATAGTAACCTGATAACTCTTATAGAAGAGACATGCCTTTGTGCACACAAGAAATCAATGAATTTGGATCAAGTATGTAATTCCCAGCCTTATCAtcaaaaggagagaaaaaaatcatccCCCAGTTACTGTAGTTTTGTACCATCTATGAACTACCATgagctaaaaataaaaatatgaaccaatagaaCACTTCCTTTCAAACCAACATTCCATAATAGAACATAGAAAGTAATGTAGTCTATGAAAATATAAAACTATGAAACTGCCTCGTGCCTAGAAATGGCACACATTATATATGGGAGTGATAGCTGGCTCAGTAGCTTTCAGCTTCTCCAGTATTATGTAGAAATAAGCAAAACAGAGGAATCGTAAGGGTTTCCAGTCTGCATGGCCCATGGTAGATATACACATGATCTGCAAGAAAAGACACAAACAAACTTAATTGGGCATATAACAGCCTCTTTCCATATTTGTTGTATACATG
Coding sequences:
- the LOC133903005 gene encoding protein CHLOROPLAST J-LIKE DOMAIN 1, chloroplastic-like, with the protein product MVYKKRRKDAERSHSTEYLMKLERAYDMVMMEQLLNQKKGWHMGQSRYSRSATKDMRINIAISAAFIMCISTMGHADWKPLRFLCFAYFYIILEKLKATEPAITPIYNEYGEVEGRGIHMAKRVLRSLGLVLESILAASMGYTGLANLSQFLGHYIPSVVYNFQELIVTTSSSVLLCILASYYR